Proteins found in one Thermovenabulum gondwanense genomic segment:
- a CDS encoding sulfurtransferase TusA family protein, with amino-acid sequence MASKIDVRGLSCPMPVVMTKKALEDFKDDVLEVLVDNPTAKENVTRFAKSSGFKVDVINLEGEYIIKITR; translated from the coding sequence ATGGCAAGCAAAATCGATGTAAGAGGCCTTTCCTGCCCGATGCCGGTGGTTATGACTAAAAAAGCCCTTGAAGATTTTAAAGACGATGTTCTTGAGGTTTTAGTGGATAATCCTACTGCTAAAGAAAATGTAACCCGATTTGCGAAAAGTTCTGGTTTCAAGGTGGATGTAATAAATCTGGAAGGCGAATATATTATAAAAATAACGAGGTAG